The genomic interval GACCTGCACACGCCGGGCGAGCTGGTGCGCCTGGACCACTTCAACCAGGTCACCCCCGACGTGCCGCGCGCCGTGCGCCACTACCAGGACCTCGGCTTCCGCGTCACGGAGGACATCCAGGATGAAGAGGGCACCGTGTACGCGGCGTGGATGCGACGTAAGCCCACCGTGCACGACACCGCCGCCACCGGCGGTGACGGCCCGCGCATGCACCACGTCGCCTTCGCGACGCACGAGAAGCACAACATCCTCGCCATCTGCGACAAGCTCGGCGCGCTCCGCCGATCGGATGCCATCGAGCGGGGTCCAGGTCGCCACGGCGTCAGCAACGCGTTCTACCTCTACCTGCGCGACCCCGACGGTCACCGCGTGGAGATCTACACGCAGGACTACTACACCGGCGACCCCGACAACCCCGTCATCACCTGGGATGTGCACGACAACCAGCGTCGCGACTGGTGGGGCAACCCGGTCGTGCCCTCGTGGTACACCGACGCCTCGCTCGTGCTGGATCTGGACGGCAACCCGCAGCCGGTCATCGCCCGCACCGATGACAGCGAGATGGCCGTCACGATCGGCGCGGACGGGTTCTCGTACACCCGCCCTGACGACACGTCGGAGATGCCGGAGTGGAAGCAGGGCGAGTACAAGCTTGGACACCAGCTGTGACTCTGCCCGCTGCGACCATCGCCGACCTCGCGGCCGAGCTGGCAGAGGCTGAGCGCACGCGCGGCGTGATGCCGCGCATCACTGCTCGGCATCCGGACGCCACGATCGAGGACTCCTACGCGATCCAGGGTGTCTGGCGTGACGCCCAGATCGCCGCGGGGCGCAGGCTCGTCGGTCGCAAGATCGGACTGACCTCGAAGGCCATGCAGCAGGCCACAGGCATCAGCGAGCCGGACTACGGCGTGATGTTCGACGACACCGTCTACGCCTCAGGGTTGGAGATCCCCTTCGATCACTTCTCGAACGTGCGCATCGAGGTCGAGCTGGCGTTCATGCTGAAGGCCCCGCTCGAGGGGCCGGACTGCACACTCGACGACGCTCTGAACGCGATCGACTACGCCGTGCCGGCGCTCGAGGTGCTCAACTCGCACATCGAGCTCGAGGGCCGCACGATCGTCGACACGATCAGCGACAACGCCGCATACGGTGCGATGGTGCTCGGCGACGTGCACCTGCGTCCAGACGAGATCGACCTGCGCTGGGTGCCTGGTGTGCTCTCGCGCAACGGTCAGATCGAGGAGACCGGGGTCGCCGCTGGCGTGCTCGGGCATCCCGCGACCGGCGTCGCGTGGCTGGCGAACAAGTTCCACCAGCACGGCGCACGGCTGGAGGCGGGTGAGCTGATCCTGGCAGGATCGTTCACACGGCCGATGTGGGTCGAGCGCGGCGATGAAGTGCTGTGCGACTACCGCGAGATGGGAACCATTTCATGCCGCTTCGTCTAGAGTCCACGTTCCGCGACAGGCTCGCGGACGCCGACCGCCCACTGATCGGCATGTGGCTGAGCACCGGCTCTCTCCTGAACGCCGAGATCTGCGCCGGTTCCGGGCTGGACTGGCTGCTGATCGACATGGAGCACGGCCCGAACACTCTCACCACTGTGCAGCAGCAGCTGCAGGTGATCGCCGCGTACCCGGTGACCGCCGTCGTGCGCGTGCCGGTGAACGACGCCGTGGTCATCAAGCAGGTGCTGGATGCCGGTGCGCAGAACCTGCTCGTGCCGATGGTCGCCTCGGCCGACGAGGCGCGGGCGGCGGTCGCCGCCGTGCGCTATCCGCCGGAGGGCGTCCGCGGCGTCGGCTCGGCGCTGGCCCGCAGCGGCCGCTGGGGTCGGGTCGCCGGGTACGTGCCGAGTGCGTCCGAGACGATCTCGCTGCTCGTGCAGATCGAGTCGTCGGATGCCGTGGATGCCGCCGCCGAGATCATCGCGGTCGACGGCGTCGACGGCGTGCTGGTGGGTCCTGCGGACCTGGCTGCGTCCATGGGCGTGCCTGGTCAGCAATGGCATCCCGATGTGCTGGCGGCCGCTCACCGGGTGTTCGATCTCGTGCACGACGCCGGCAAGAAGGTCGGTGTGAACGCCTTCGACCCGAAGATGGCGGACGAGTACATGGCCGCCGGTGCCGACTTCGTCTCGGTCAGCGCCGACGTGACGCTGCTGGCACGGGGTTCCGAGGCTCTCGCCGCGCGCTTCATCCCGGCATCCGACGGCAGCGCGGCCGACGCGTACTGACCCCCACTGACGCTCGGTGCGCCGCACTACGCCGCGGCCGCGCCCAACTCAATCAGGCGCGCCATGCCGGCCGGGGCGTGCGCCGCAACCCGCGCAAGGGCGGCGTCGAGATCGGCCGAGTGGGCGGCATTCGGATCGATACGTGCCGGGTTGATCGCGACGGTGGACGCCCATTCGGCGATGTCGGGCACGGCGCCGAACACGGCCGCGTTGCGGCCGCCGACCGCGATCATGCGCACCCACGCGGCGAGCGTGTCGGGGTACGGCGACGGGCGGCAGAGCTCGTTCTTGGACTCATCGTCTTCGCCGCTGCTGCCGGCCCCGCGGGTCGCCTCGACGTAGCCGGTGATCGCCGCGCCGAAGCAGGGGAACCCGGCGCGCACCGGCTGCAGGGTGATCTCTCCTGGTGACCAGATCGGCACGAGCGGGCGCGACAGCAGCCCCTCGGCGGCGCAGTGGATGACGAGGGCGTCGTCACCGACGGCGAGCGATCCGTCATCGAAT from Microbacterium sp. H1-D42 carries:
- a CDS encoding HpcH/HpaI aldolase/citrate lyase family protein: MPLRLESTFRDRLADADRPLIGMWLSTGSLLNAEICAGSGLDWLLIDMEHGPNTLTTVQQQLQVIAAYPVTAVVRVPVNDAVVIKQVLDAGAQNLLVPMVASADEARAAVAAVRYPPEGVRGVGSALARSGRWGRVAGYVPSASETISLLVQIESSDAVDAAAEIIAVDGVDGVLVGPADLAASMGVPGQQWHPDVLAAAHRVFDLVHDAGKKVGVNAFDPKMADEYMAAGADFVSVSADVTLLARGSEALAARFIPASDGSAADAY
- the hpaD gene encoding 3,4-dihydroxyphenylacetate 2,3-dioxygenase — encoded protein: MTNRTDSTHRAGMTLTSSGFYVSQESNIRADNPVATPTSTPPDILRCAYMELVVTDLAASREFYADVLGLYVTAEDDEAIYLRSTEEFIHHNLVLRKGPIAAVAAFSYRVRSAEDLDRAVEFYHQLGCEVRRAPEGFVKGIGDSVRVVDPLGFPYEFFYETTHVERLSWRYDLHTPGELVRLDHFNQVTPDVPRAVRHYQDLGFRVTEDIQDEEGTVYAAWMRRKPTVHDTAATGGDGPRMHHVAFATHEKHNILAICDKLGALRRSDAIERGPGRHGVSNAFYLYLRDPDGHRVEIYTQDYYTGDPDNPVITWDVHDNQRRDWWGNPVVPSWYTDASLVLDLDGNPQPVIARTDDSEMAVTIGADGFSYTRPDDTSEMPEWKQGEYKLGHQL
- a CDS encoding fumarylacetoacetate hydrolase family protein → MPAATIADLAAELAEAERTRGVMPRITARHPDATIEDSYAIQGVWRDAQIAAGRRLVGRKIGLTSKAMQQATGISEPDYGVMFDDTVYASGLEIPFDHFSNVRIEVELAFMLKAPLEGPDCTLDDALNAIDYAVPALEVLNSHIELEGRTIVDTISDNAAYGAMVLGDVHLRPDEIDLRWVPGVLSRNGQIEETGVAAGVLGHPATGVAWLANKFHQHGARLEAGELILAGSFTRPMWVERGDEVLCDYREMGTISCRFV